From Scleropages formosus chromosome 9, fSclFor1.1, whole genome shotgun sequence, one genomic window encodes:
- the LOC108935451 gene encoding C-C chemokine receptor type 4-like: protein MDTSTMDYEDFLELLNSTLEDNETISVNFVKLCHKKEVNQFGSQFLPTFYYCMFLFSLLGNVLVLYIMRRYEKLNTVTNTFLLNLVVSDLVFTFSLPFWAAYHSSQWIFGRLLCKLVGGLYFVGFYSSILFLTLMTFDRYLAVVHAVVASRKRKKTYALVSLAVVWCVSILATFKEFLLFDVRNSANYGTLCEESHTSNELLAKWQVAGDYQQFFLFFLFPLTVVLYCYIRIAVRILSLRMTKKFRVVKIIFVIVATFFICWSPYNVVIILKALKTGTNSDLCEDSLDYALYITRNLSYLYFCINPIFYTFVGKKFRNHFQKILAENILCINNPFSASQSSKTSSQKNPESVYE from the coding sequence ATGGACACTTCAACAATGGATTATGAAGATTTCCTGGAACTTCTCAACAGCACGTTGGAGGATAACGAAACCATCAGTGTCAACTTTGTAAAACTTTGCCACAAAAAAGAAGTCAATCAGTTTGGTTCACAGTTCCTACCAACCTTCTACTACTGCATGTTCCTGTTCAGCCTGCTGGGCAATGTGCTGGTATTGTATATCATGCGTCGCTACGAGAAGCTCAACACCGTGACAAACACTTTCCTCCTGAACCTTGTTGTCTCTGACCTGGTGTTCACCTTCAGTCTCCCATTTTGGGCCGCATACCATTCCTCGCAATGGATCTTTGGCAGGCTGCTGTGCAAGCTGGTGGGCGGTTTGTACTTTGTGGGTTTCTACAGCTCCATCCTGTTCCTGACCCTTATGACCTTTGACAGGTACCTGGCTGTTGTCCATGCGGTTGTTGCCTccagaaagaggaagaaaaccTATGCACTCGTCTCTTTGGCTGTTGTGTGGTGTGTAAGCATCCTTGCCACATTCAAAGAGTTCCTTTTGTTCGATGTGCGCAACAGTGCGAACTATGGAACGCTTTGTGAAGAGTCACACACCTCCAATGAATTGCTAGCCAAATGGCAGGTTGCAGGTGATTATCaacagtttttcctctttttcctgtttcctctcaCTGTTGTCCTGTACTGTTACATTAGAATTGCTGTGAGGATCTTATCTTTGAGAATGACAAAGAAGTTTAGGGttgtaaaaattatatttgtcaTAGTAGCAACATTCTTCATTTGCTGGTCACCTTACAATGTCGTGATTATCTTAAAAGCTCTCAAAACAGGGACTAACAGTGATCTTTGTGAGGACAGCCTTGACTATGCTCTCTATATTACGCGAAATCTGAGCTACCTTTACTTCTGTATTAACCCCATTTTCTACACCTTTGTGGGAAAAAAGTTCCGcaaccattttcaaaaaattttggcagaaaacattttgtgcatCAATAATCCCTTTTCAGCAAGCCAAAGCAGCAAGACAAGTTCTCAGAAAAATCCAGAGTCTGTATATGAATAG